A genomic stretch from Chitinophaga lutea includes:
- a CDS encoding ROK family protein — MKGGLKKIGVDVGGSHITAALIGESGGEWQLLHKNRMALDSADSAYNIVAAISDCIEELQFGVQAIETVGIAFPGPFDYEKGVSAILSVGGKFEQTFGLHVKQAIQDLTGLQNIHFQFSNDAHCFAAGAYRLLGLRSRRTIFLTLGTGLGSAFMADGRVLMQHPDIPASGALYDQDYGEGKADDYFSTRWIVNAYAQKTGSDITCVKKIVESGEPAAAEVMQQFGAGLGQFLRPWLQQFGCDELVIGGNIARAFALFGPSFKKEIGDLADTINIVLSENTEDCIISGAAIIATIAASDKYSNSKKIMRKTLQELLPLTVSKNATAAYDIYPSFPSAEIVYSGFDSLAAEVLKEKVIIIDGYGGVLWENFREQLHAALKAGNKQVFWYDIGACLKPAAEIQAMIADSLNGDDPVFGKRYTGELADFFDAGKLRQIKPDPAADISIIYGTGAALSGIKGKLYYADVPKNEIQFRMRAGSIANLGAEGPEDGTQMYKRFYFVDWPVLNKHKAALLPAIDCLIDEQRIQVITWMKGDAFRRTLLRMLQQPFRARPWFEPGVWGGDWMKKHIPGLSQDAINYAWSFELITPENGIVLEGDGNLLEASFDFLLYADNEKLLGKAAPRFGTEFPIRFDFLDTFNGGNLSIQCHPRPEYAKEHFGENFTQDETYYILDCKPDASVYLGFQDDIDPEEFKSALIEAQATGDEMEVEKYVQKLPAHKHDLFLIPNGTIHASSVNNLVLEISSTPYIFTFKKYDWQRPGLNGQPRPINIDHALNNLYFDRKGDYVAAKLISHPVVEEEWEGGRKLQLPTHEEHFYTVQRYEFTDSVTISTNGQCHICMLVEGQQISVNGGGSETAFYFAETFVVPASTGSYEVTNKGNGTAFLVVAHVKDSHC; from the coding sequence ATGAAAGGGGGTCTGAAAAAAATAGGAGTGGATGTAGGCGGCAGCCACATTACCGCGGCGCTCATCGGTGAATCCGGCGGAGAGTGGCAGCTGTTGCATAAAAACAGGATGGCCCTCGATTCTGCAGACAGCGCCTACAACATTGTGGCCGCGATCAGCGACTGTATCGAAGAGCTCCAGTTCGGCGTGCAGGCAATCGAAACCGTAGGCATTGCTTTCCCCGGCCCCTTTGATTATGAAAAGGGCGTTAGCGCTATTCTCAGCGTTGGGGGGAAATTCGAGCAAACCTTCGGCCTGCATGTAAAACAGGCCATCCAGGATTTGACGGGCCTGCAAAATATTCATTTCCAGTTTTCCAATGATGCGCACTGTTTTGCCGCCGGCGCATACCGGCTGCTCGGGCTCAGGAGCAGGCGGACTATTTTCCTGACACTGGGCACGGGGCTGGGCTCCGCTTTCATGGCGGATGGCCGGGTATTGATGCAGCATCCGGATATTCCTGCGTCCGGCGCCTTGTACGACCAGGACTATGGTGAAGGGAAGGCGGACGACTATTTTTCCACCCGCTGGATTGTAAATGCCTATGCCCAAAAAACAGGTTCGGATATTACCTGCGTGAAAAAAATAGTGGAAAGCGGGGAGCCCGCGGCCGCTGAAGTAATGCAGCAATTCGGCGCCGGCCTCGGACAGTTTCTGCGTCCCTGGCTGCAACAGTTCGGATGCGACGAACTGGTGATTGGCGGGAACATCGCCAGGGCTTTTGCCCTCTTCGGCCCTTCGTTCAAAAAAGAAATCGGCGATCTGGCCGATACCATCAACATCGTATTGTCCGAGAATACGGAAGACTGCATCATTTCCGGGGCGGCGATCATCGCGACGATTGCGGCCAGTGATAAATATTCAAACAGCAAAAAAATAATGAGAAAAACGCTTCAGGAACTGCTACCATTGACTGTATCGAAAAACGCTACAGCGGCTTATGACATCTATCCATCCTTTCCGTCCGCTGAAATAGTATACAGCGGGTTTGATTCACTGGCGGCGGAAGTATTAAAAGAAAAAGTAATCATCATAGACGGATACGGCGGCGTACTGTGGGAGAATTTCAGGGAACAATTGCATGCCGCGTTAAAAGCCGGGAATAAACAGGTGTTCTGGTACGATATCGGGGCCTGCCTGAAACCTGCCGCGGAAATACAGGCGATGATCGCAGACAGCCTGAATGGAGACGACCCGGTATTCGGGAAAAGATACACCGGGGAACTGGCGGATTTTTTCGATGCCGGCAAACTGCGGCAGATCAAACCGGATCCCGCCGCGGATATTTCCATCATTTACGGTACCGGCGCCGCATTGAGCGGCATCAAAGGGAAGCTGTACTATGCGGATGTGCCCAAAAACGAGATCCAGTTCAGGATGCGCGCCGGCAGTATTGCCAACCTCGGGGCGGAGGGGCCGGAAGACGGTACACAGATGTACAAACGGTTTTATTTTGTAGACTGGCCGGTGCTCAACAAACATAAAGCAGCGTTGCTGCCGGCAATAGACTGCCTGATCGACGAGCAGCGCATACAGGTGATCACCTGGATGAAGGGCGACGCTTTCAGGCGCACATTGCTCCGCATGCTGCAGCAGCCATTCCGGGCAAGGCCCTGGTTCGAGCCGGGGGTGTGGGGCGGCGACTGGATGAAAAAACACATTCCGGGGCTTTCCCAGGACGCCATCAACTACGCCTGGTCTTTCGAACTGATCACACCCGAAAACGGCATCGTGCTGGAAGGCGACGGCAACCTGCTGGAAGCTTCCTTTGATTTCCTGCTGTACGCAGACAACGAAAAGTTACTGGGCAAGGCGGCTCCGCGCTTCGGAACGGAATTCCCCATACGCTTCGACTTCCTCGATACGTTCAACGGCGGCAACCTTTCCATACAATGCCATCCCCGGCCGGAATACGCCAAAGAACATTTCGGCGAAAACTTTACACAGGATGAAACTTATTATATCCTCGATTGCAAACCGGACGCTTCGGTTTATCTCGGCTTCCAGGACGATATTGACCCGGAAGAATTTAAATCGGCCCTGATTGAAGCGCAGGCCACCGGCGATGAAATGGAAGTGGAAAAATACGTGCAGAAACTGCCGGCGCACAAACACGACCTGTTCCTCATACCGAACGGAACGATCCACGCATCCAGCGTCAACAACCTGGTGCTCGAGATCAGCAGCACGCCTTATATTTTCACGTTCAAAAAATACGACTGGCAGCGGCCCGGCCTCAACGGCCAGCCCCGTCCCATTAACATCGACCATGCCCTGAATAACCTGTACTTCGACCGGAAAGGGGATTACGTTGCAGCCAAATTGATATCGCATCCCGTGGTGGAAGAGGAATGGGAAGGCGGCCGGAAGTTGCAGCTGCCCACGCACGAAGAACATTTTTACACCGTGCAGCGGTATGAGTTTACCGATAGCGTCACCATCAGCACCAATGGCCAGTGCCATATATGTATGCTGGTAGAAGGGCAACAGATCAGTGTAAACGGCGGCGGCAGCGAGACGGCGTTCTATTTTGCGGAGACTTTTGTTGTGCCCGCATCCACAGGAAGCTATGAAGTGACCAACAAAGGCAACGGTACGGCGTTCCTGGTGGTGGCGCATGTAAAAGACAGCCATTGCTGA
- a CDS encoding GH92 family glycosyl hydrolase, translating into MRTIKILTACCTLSLMLCSWPLFAGPGNIAATASVTASSEAGGKGKAQQVVDGIIRTDGIGEWVSNSKVTFWGYIDYPWVQLDWKTPQTVNKIVLYDRAAETSHNAGGMLIFSNGTRIPVFEIPNNGAPKVVSFADQTVSWVRFETTDADGPNVGLSEMEVFPAPARFADPVSWVDPYIESARGRYFFCVTGSQPFGMISASPLTRNKNQYGGGYNYNSTEVLGFPQVHCWMLAGITLMPTTGDVAPHLGEQAWKSKFSHDGEIIQPGYHRLYLDNYHTWVEQTAGDRVSFYRFTYTRDALANILINLGGYVSTTTMTDARVEKVGNTRIEGSVNTTGRLWGGPENVRIYFAVDFEKPFEQLNGWDNKRELQDVTTLTGGPEKTAKNPGGHMSYYDAPTTGVSARYRVKAGESVQMKVAVSYTSVENARRNLESECRHWNFDQLRAASQNEWNEMLGRITVKGGSASQQIKFYTDLWHVLLGRHKLDDVSGDYPDNTEGERRGNATINTKFKIRTLPRDSKGKVKFHMYNSDAFWLTQWNLNVLWGLAWPEVLDDFAACLVQYAENGRLLPRGPNAGGYTYIMTGCPATNLITSAFQKGVLTKKSTATAYRVMKENHAPGGMMGGKDEMEFYIKNGYYPSNAGITTEITFQDWALAQMAKKLGKKKDFEYFSARSKGWSRLYDSTQKLLFPKNKQGGWVHQNPLDGNGWVEANAWQATWSVSHDISRLANMMGGNDSLCRQLNYAFEQAKSQDFVFGYSSGYVSYANQPGCSNAHVFNYAGRPDLSQYWVRRVNEQAYGGITPDKGYGGHDEDQGQMGGVSALTSIGLFSLTGTSGIDPVYDITSPVFDEINIKLNNDYYPGKEFVIKTHDNSREHCYIQRGALNGQPHQQFFFSHSDFAKGGVLELWLGPEPSRSWGTGAYPFKVPAR; encoded by the coding sequence ATGCGCACCATCAAAATACTGACTGCCTGCTGCACGCTCTCACTGATGCTTTGCAGCTGGCCGTTGTTTGCCGGCCCGGGCAATATCGCCGCCACGGCCAGCGTAACGGCGTCTTCCGAGGCCGGCGGGAAAGGAAAGGCACAACAGGTTGTTGACGGCATTATCAGGACAGACGGCATCGGCGAATGGGTATCCAACAGCAAAGTCACTTTCTGGGGGTATATCGACTACCCCTGGGTGCAGCTGGACTGGAAAACACCACAGACCGTCAATAAAATCGTGTTGTACGACCGGGCTGCGGAAACCTCGCACAATGCCGGCGGCATGCTCATCTTCAGCAACGGCACGCGGATACCCGTTTTCGAAATACCGAACAACGGCGCGCCCAAAGTGGTGAGTTTTGCGGATCAGACCGTGAGCTGGGTGCGTTTCGAAACAACGGATGCCGACGGTCCCAACGTAGGACTGTCGGAAATGGAAGTGTTCCCTGCGCCTGCCCGGTTTGCCGACCCGGTTTCGTGGGTGGACCCGTACATCGAGTCTGCCCGGGGCCGCTATTTTTTCTGTGTTACCGGCAGCCAGCCATTCGGCATGATCAGCGCATCGCCGCTGACCCGCAACAAAAATCAATACGGCGGAGGATACAATTACAATTCGACGGAGGTGCTGGGATTTCCGCAGGTACATTGCTGGATGCTGGCCGGCATCACGCTGATGCCCACCACCGGCGACGTTGCCCCTCACCTCGGGGAGCAGGCCTGGAAGTCGAAATTCTCACACGACGGGGAGATCATCCAGCCGGGGTATCACCGCCTTTACCTCGACAACTATCATACATGGGTGGAACAGACAGCGGGCGACCGCGTCAGCTTCTACCGCTTTACCTATACCCGGGATGCGCTGGCCAATATCCTGATCAACCTGGGCGGTTATGTGTCCACCACCACCATGACCGATGCGCGGGTAGAAAAGGTCGGCAATACCCGCATCGAAGGCTCCGTCAACACCACCGGCCGTTTATGGGGCGGGCCGGAAAATGTGCGGATCTATTTTGCGGTCGACTTCGAAAAACCGTTTGAACAACTGAACGGCTGGGACAACAAACGTGAGCTGCAGGATGTTACCACCTTAACGGGCGGCCCGGAAAAAACCGCCAAAAATCCAGGTGGCCATATGAGTTATTACGATGCCCCCACAACCGGCGTATCCGCACGGTATCGCGTAAAAGCCGGCGAGTCCGTTCAGATGAAAGTGGCGGTTTCCTACACCAGCGTAGAAAACGCCCGGCGCAACCTCGAATCGGAATGCAGGCACTGGAATTTCGACCAGCTCCGTGCGGCCTCCCAAAACGAATGGAATGAAATGCTGGGCCGCATCACCGTAAAAGGAGGCAGCGCCAGCCAGCAGATAAAGTTTTACACCGACTTGTGGCATGTGTTGCTGGGACGGCATAAGCTGGACGATGTATCCGGCGACTACCCCGACAACACCGAAGGGGAACGGCGCGGCAATGCCACTATCAACACGAAGTTTAAAATCCGGACATTGCCCAGGGACAGCAAAGGGAAAGTGAAGTTCCACATGTACAATTCGGATGCCTTCTGGCTGACGCAATGGAACCTGAACGTATTGTGGGGCCTCGCATGGCCCGAAGTGCTCGACGATTTTGCGGCCTGCCTGGTACAATACGCCGAAAACGGCAGATTGCTCCCAAGGGGCCCCAATGCCGGCGGATATACCTATATCATGACCGGTTGCCCCGCTACCAACCTGATCACGTCGGCTTTCCAGAAAGGCGTGCTGACAAAAAAATCCACCGCAACGGCCTACCGCGTGATGAAAGAAAATCATGCGCCCGGCGGCATGATGGGCGGGAAAGACGAAATGGAGTTTTATATCAAAAACGGCTACTACCCTTCCAACGCAGGCATCACCACTGAAATCACGTTCCAGGACTGGGCGCTGGCGCAAATGGCCAAAAAGCTCGGAAAAAAGAAAGACTTCGAATATTTCTCCGCACGGTCGAAGGGCTGGAGCCGGCTGTACGACAGCACCCAAAAATTGCTCTTCCCCAAAAACAAACAGGGAGGATGGGTGCATCAAAACCCGCTCGACGGTAACGGCTGGGTGGAAGCCAACGCCTGGCAGGCCACCTGGTCCGTTTCTCACGACATCAGCCGGCTGGCGAATATGATGGGTGGCAACGATTCCCTCTGCCGACAACTCAATTACGCGTTCGAGCAGGCAAAAAGCCAGGACTTCGTGTTCGGCTACAGTTCCGGTTACGTCAGTTATGCCAATCAGCCCGGATGTTCCAACGCCCATGTGTTTAATTACGCCGGTCGCCCCGACCTGAGCCAGTACTGGGTGAGAAGGGTCAATGAACAGGCCTACGGCGGCATTACGCCGGATAAGGGCTACGGCGGGCACGATGAAGACCAGGGGCAGATGGGTGGCGTCAGCGCCCTGACGTCCATCGGGCTGTTCAGTCTTACCGGCACATCCGGCATCGACCCCGTTTACGACATCACCAGTCCCGTTTTCGACGAAATCAACATCAAACTCAACAACGATTATTACCCGGGCAAAGAGTTTGTGATCAAAACGCACGATAATTCCAGGGAGCATTGTTATATCCAGAGAGGCGCCCTGAACGGGCAGCCGCATCAGCAGTTTTTCTTTTCCCACAGCGATTTCGCGAAGGGGGGCGTGCTGGAGTTATGGCTGGGGCCGGAACCCAGCCGCTCCTGGGGAACGGGTGCATATCCTTTCAAAGTCCCTGCCCGCTGA
- a CDS encoding GH92 family glycosyl hydrolase — translation MKIIKLSALFLLALSAAATAQVKTGTFRPSAWVDPQIGSVHGRWFFYTPAALPFGMAKLAPHTNAYGSPGSWQPCGYDDRHTSIEGFGHFHEFQIGGLVVMPVTGPLQTTPGTLEHPDSGYRSRFDKKSEHAVPGYYSVYLKDYGIKAELTATERVGYHRYTFPASSTARIIVDIGHRQGESSGVTEASMRLSAPKELEGSIVTYPEYLKFCDPGKRVKMYFVIKLSKAPASFGAFTDSLVYQQQKETRGTGNGMFLNFSTRQNEVIEMQVGLSYTSIENARKNLLSEATGKSFDAVRKTAADKWDEKLGRIRVEGKVSINKVKFYTGLYHALLGRGLASDVNGQYPKNHGGIGQIPPGKNGLPPYHHYNTDGIWGAFWNLGQLWALAYPDYQSQYIQSNLDFAEETGWMHDGVAAGAHSNGVQTNFFGLLIAATYNCGIRDFNVQQAYDAAYKNETGYVNRPYGSGKYDLHYLVNHGYIPSKDTLLSNGWKFNFGASHTLEFCFSSYAVAQFAKAIGKQDDYRRLMKQAACWKNLFDTTTRLIRPKYENGTFIENFNPMQPWRGFQEGNAFQYTWYVPQDIAGLIRLLGKDLFNERLEHTFEESRKSTFGGGNEINSFSGIEKLYNHGNQPCLHHSWLFNYSGKPWLTQQWTRTICDEFYGAEPLHGYGYGQDEDQGQLGAWYVMAALGLFDVQGHAAMQPTFQFGSPLFEKVTIRLHPKYYTGKTLVIESANNSKQHMYIQSVSFNGKPVDNCWIERNKLTAGGVLRFEMGPRPDTTFGVNTPPPSMSTDMQ, via the coding sequence ATGAAAATTATCAAACTGTCTGCTTTATTCCTGCTGGCGCTCTCCGCCGCCGCTACCGCCCAGGTAAAAACCGGCACGTTCCGTCCCTCCGCGTGGGTAGACCCGCAGATAGGGTCGGTTCACGGCAGGTGGTTCTTTTATACGCCCGCAGCGCTGCCCTTCGGCATGGCTAAACTCGCCCCGCACACCAACGCATACGGCAGCCCGGGGAGCTGGCAGCCCTGCGGCTACGACGACCGGCACACTTCCATCGAAGGTTTCGGCCACTTCCATGAGTTCCAGATCGGAGGACTGGTGGTGATGCCTGTTACGGGCCCGCTGCAAACCACACCAGGCACACTGGAGCACCCCGATTCCGGTTACCGTTCCCGTTTCGATAAAAAGTCGGAGCACGCCGTGCCGGGCTATTATTCCGTGTATTTGAAAGACTATGGCATCAAAGCGGAGCTCACCGCCACCGAAAGAGTCGGTTATCACCGCTATACCTTCCCGGCTTCATCCACCGCCCGCATCATCGTAGACATCGGGCACCGCCAGGGAGAAAGCAGCGGGGTAACGGAAGCCAGCATGCGCCTCTCGGCCCCCAAAGAACTGGAAGGCTCGATTGTGACGTACCCGGAATACCTGAAATTCTGCGACCCGGGGAAACGGGTGAAAATGTATTTCGTCATAAAGCTCAGCAAAGCGCCCGCATCTTTCGGCGCGTTCACAGACAGCCTGGTTTATCAGCAGCAGAAAGAAACACGCGGCACCGGCAACGGCATGTTCCTGAATTTCTCCACCCGGCAGAACGAGGTGATTGAAATGCAGGTGGGGCTTTCTTACACCAGCATTGAAAATGCCAGGAAAAACCTGCTGTCGGAAGCTACGGGTAAAAGTTTCGATGCCGTCAGGAAAACGGCGGCTGACAAATGGGACGAAAAACTGGGGCGTATCCGGGTGGAAGGAAAAGTCAGCATCAACAAAGTGAAATTCTACACCGGCCTCTATCATGCGTTGCTGGGCAGAGGCCTGGCCAGCGATGTGAACGGGCAATACCCGAAAAACCACGGCGGCATCGGCCAGATACCTCCGGGCAAAAACGGCCTGCCTCCCTATCATCATTACAACACCGACGGCATCTGGGGCGCTTTCTGGAATCTGGGCCAGCTATGGGCCCTGGCATACCCGGACTATCAGAGCCAGTACATACAATCCAATCTCGACTTTGCGGAGGAAACCGGCTGGATGCATGATGGCGTGGCGGCCGGCGCGCATTCCAACGGGGTGCAAACGAATTTCTTCGGTCTTCTGATTGCGGCCACCTATAACTGCGGGATCCGGGATTTTAATGTGCAGCAGGCGTACGATGCGGCCTATAAAAACGAAACCGGGTACGTCAACCGCCCCTATGGCTCCGGGAAATATGACCTGCATTACCTGGTGAACCATGGTTACATCCCTTCAAAAGATACCCTGCTTTCCAACGGCTGGAAGTTCAATTTCGGGGCCTCGCACACCCTTGAATTCTGCTTCAGCTCTTACGCCGTTGCACAGTTCGCCAAAGCCATCGGGAAGCAGGACGATTACCGGCGCCTGATGAAACAGGCGGCATGCTGGAAAAATCTTTTCGACACAACCACCAGGCTGATCCGGCCGAAATACGAAAACGGAACGTTCATCGAAAACTTCAACCCGATGCAGCCCTGGAGAGGTTTCCAGGAAGGCAACGCCTTTCAGTACACCTGGTACGTGCCGCAGGACATCGCGGGTCTGATCCGGCTGCTGGGCAAAGACCTCTTCAACGAACGGCTGGAGCATACCTTTGAGGAAAGCCGCAAATCCACCTTCGGCGGCGGCAACGAAATCAACAGTTTTTCCGGGATCGAGAAACTGTACAACCACGGTAACCAGCCCTGCCTGCACCATTCCTGGCTGTTCAACTACTCCGGTAAACCCTGGCTCACACAGCAATGGACACGCACCATCTGTGATGAGTTCTACGGCGCGGAACCATTACATGGGTATGGATACGGGCAGGACGAAGACCAGGGGCAGCTGGGGGCATGGTACGTGATGGCCGCACTGGGCCTGTTCGATGTGCAGGGGCATGCCGCCATGCAACCCACCTTTCAGTTCGGCAGCCCGCTGTTCGAAAAGGTGACGATCCGGTTGCATCCGAAATACTATACCGGTAAAACACTCGTGATCGAATCAGCGAACAACTCGAAGCAGCATATGTATATCCAGTCGGTTTCGTTCAACGGGAAACCCGTCGATAACTGCTGGATTGAACGCAACAAACTGACCGCGGGCGGCGTGCTGCGTTTTGAAATGGGGCCGCGGCCCGATACCACGTTCGGTGTCAACACACCGCCGCCGTCCATGAGCACGGACATGCAATGA
- a CDS encoding GH36-type glycosyl hydrolase domain-containing protein — MKKCIPLLLLLPALAGTAQVKEPAGRQLVQEIKNNEYFAFVKNKALEVMKTGFNAGDGYREVWIRDYNTFIELAAQVNPKEVLKENLLVFFRMQGDDGNIIDGFTPAEKIGKGETDFSYSKLEPRYAGHKNTVETDQETSLVQAVYRYIQLTGDKTILQEKIGDKTVAERLEFSMDFLMNHRYNKQYGLIIGATTADWGDVQPEHGWGVDLDANTHPAIDIYDNAMFIVALNNLMDILPASRQKWQPVRNRLMQNSMKHLWDKKEQKFIPHIYLKGSPFPAGFDENKIYYFGGTTVAIEAGLLSKAQIKASLDEMVKRVKLAGAASIGLTLYPPYPEGYFANKIMNPVYSYQNGGDWTWFGARMIQQLIKHGFVKEAYEQIQPMVKRVKDNNGFYEWYSVDNKPRGSGTFRGEAGVLYTAIVMLENLKK; from the coding sequence ATGAAGAAATGTATTCCGTTATTATTGTTGCTTCCTGCCCTTGCGGGAACCGCACAGGTAAAAGAGCCCGCAGGCAGGCAACTCGTACAGGAAATAAAAAACAACGAGTACTTCGCCTTTGTCAAAAACAAAGCGCTGGAGGTCATGAAAACGGGCTTTAATGCCGGCGACGGTTACCGGGAAGTATGGATCCGCGACTACAATACCTTCATCGAACTGGCCGCCCAGGTAAATCCGAAAGAAGTGCTGAAAGAAAACCTGCTGGTCTTTTTCCGGATGCAGGGCGACGATGGCAATATCATAGACGGCTTCACGCCCGCGGAGAAAATCGGCAAAGGCGAGACGGATTTTTCCTATTCCAAACTGGAGCCGCGATACGCCGGTCACAAGAACACCGTGGAGACCGACCAGGAGACCTCGCTGGTACAGGCGGTGTACCGGTACATCCAGCTCACCGGCGACAAAACGATCCTGCAGGAAAAGATCGGCGATAAAACGGTGGCGGAACGGCTGGAATTTTCGATGGACTTCCTCATGAACCACCGTTACAACAAACAGTACGGGCTCATCATCGGCGCCACCACGGCAGACTGGGGCGATGTACAACCAGAGCACGGCTGGGGCGTTGACCTGGATGCCAACACACATCCCGCCATCGATATTTACGACAACGCCATGTTCATCGTGGCCCTGAATAACCTGATGGACATTCTTCCCGCATCCAGGCAGAAATGGCAGCCGGTGAGGAACAGGCTTATGCAAAACAGCATGAAACATTTATGGGATAAAAAGGAACAGAAGTTCATTCCGCATATCTATCTCAAAGGTTCTCCCTTCCCCGCCGGTTTCGACGAGAACAAGATCTATTATTTCGGCGGCACCACCGTTGCCATTGAAGCAGGCCTCCTCAGCAAAGCGCAGATCAAGGCTTCGCTCGATGAAATGGTCAAAAGGGTAAAACTCGCCGGTGCAGCTTCCATCGGCCTCACGCTGTACCCTCCCTACCCGGAAGGTTACTTTGCGAACAAGATCATGAACCCGGTTTACAGCTACCAGAACGGCGGCGACTGGACGTGGTTCGGCGCCCGGATGATACAGCAACTGATAAAACACGGTTTTGTGAAGGAGGCCTACGAGCAGATACAGCCCATGGTAAAACGTGTGAAAGACAATAACGGCTTCTACGAATGGTATTCGGTAGATAATAAACCCCGGGGCTCCGGTACGTTCCGCGGCGAAGCGGGCGTATTGTACACCGCTATCGTGATGCTGGAGAACCTGAAAAAATAA
- a CDS encoding GntR family transcriptional regulator, giving the protein MTFAIDHKSPVPLHIQTEDLLRKIIKQPQYQKGKHLPNEIELARTLNISRGTLRQAINKLVYEGLLTRKKGVGTKVNNMVSSRALNWLSFSQEMAVRGIPIKNFETHLSWVKPEESVRNFFDIKGNRKVLKLEKLRGRPEGPFVYFVSYFHPRIGLTGEEDFKRPLYEILESDYQVVADLSQEEISARAADKFLAGKLQLDTGSPILCRKRFVFDQAERPIEYNLGFYRADSFVYTIESRREQ; this is encoded by the coding sequence ATGACTTTTGCAATAGACCATAAGAGTCCTGTTCCGCTTCACATTCAGACAGAGGACCTGCTCCGGAAGATCATCAAACAGCCGCAATATCAGAAAGGTAAACATTTGCCCAATGAGATTGAGCTGGCGAGGACGCTGAATATATCGCGCGGGACGCTGCGGCAGGCGATCAACAAGCTTGTTTATGAGGGACTGCTCACCCGTAAGAAGGGGGTTGGTACCAAAGTCAACAATATGGTGAGCTCCAGGGCGCTGAACTGGCTGAGCTTTTCGCAGGAAATGGCGGTGAGGGGCATTCCCATCAAGAATTTCGAGACGCACCTGAGCTGGGTGAAGCCGGAGGAAAGTGTGCGGAATTTTTTCGATATAAAGGGGAACAGGAAGGTGTTGAAACTGGAGAAGTTAAGAGGGCGGCCCGAAGGTCCCTTTGTTTATTTTGTTTCTTATTTCCATCCAAGGATAGGCCTGACGGGGGAAGAAGATTTCAAGCGGCCGCTGTACGAGATCCTGGAAAGCGACTACCAGGTGGTGGCGGATCTATCCCAGGAGGAAATCAGCGCCAGGGCGGCCGACAAATTTCTGGCGGGCAAGCTGCAGCTCGATACGGGCAGCCCGATATTATGCAGAAAACGGTTCGTATTCGACCAGGCGGAGCGGCCCATCGAATATAACCTGGGCTTCTACAGGGCCGACAGTTTTGTTTATACCATCGAAAGCCGCAGGGAACAATAG